Proteins encoded within one genomic window of Bradyrhizobium sp. CB1717:
- a CDS encoding NEL-type E3 ubiquitin ligase domain-containing protein has protein sequence MSWNGMLTARLNADIEDGLYDDRLAELLQHARVMFRLEALDGIARYTVNAFSLTIPVDEIEIYLAYQTQLRDLPELRHFALDMRSLTVSHVNGDDLERAIATVREQEATSFAYYLATRWQPWETVLRRIAPEDHASMEERLVEAMGDEFHTRLNQRLAEAGLTGDADA, from the coding sequence TTGTCGTGGAACGGGATGCTGACCGCACGGCTGAACGCGGACATCGAGGACGGCCTGTACGACGATCGGCTCGCCGAGTTGCTCCAGCATGCCCGCGTCATGTTCCGCTTGGAGGCGCTGGACGGGATAGCGCGCTATACGGTCAATGCGTTTAGTCTCACCATACCGGTCGACGAGATCGAGATCTATCTTGCCTACCAGACTCAGTTGCGCGACCTACCGGAGCTGCGACACTTCGCTCTCGACATGCGATCTTTAACGGTGTCTCACGTCAACGGCGACGACCTTGAGAGAGCGATCGCAACGGTGCGGGAGCAGGAAGCGACAAGCTTTGCGTACTATCTAGCAACGCGTTGGCAACCTTGGGAAACAGTGCTGAGGCGTATTGCCCCCGAAGATCATGCATCAATGGAGGAGCGGCTCGTCGAGGCGATGGGCGACGAGTTTCACACTCGGCTGAACCAACGGCTCGCCGAAGCAGGCCTAACGGGCGATGCCGATGCCTAG